The following nucleotide sequence is from Halobacillus mangrovi.
TTCTCCAGGAAACTCGGTTGTTTCATCAGGGTTACCCCCATACCATCCGCCAACAGCTAGATTTAAAATCATATAGAATTCTTGATCAAATGGAGCTGGGTAAGCATACTTGTCCGCTTGGTTCGTTCCTTTGCTGAACCAGTCATTCAATGTCTGATAAAGCTTTCCATCAACATACCAGCGGATCTCACCAGGTTCCCACTCTACAGAATAGGTATGATATCCAGTAATATCCTCTCCATCTGGAAAGTGATAGTCTCCACTCGTATACGTGTTGTTCGGGTATTCTTCTCCGTAATGGATCGTACCACCGATCTTATGTGGAGTACCCCCTGCCGCTTCCATGATGTCGATTTCACCAGATACAGGCCATGCGCCGTAAACATCATCTTCAGGCATCATCCAAAATGCAGGCCAATACCCCTGTCCTTCTGGCAATTTCATTTTTGCTTCGAACTTTCCGTATTTTTTACTGAAAAGTCCTTTCGTCTTCAGTTTTGCTGAAGTATAATCATATGTTCCATATTCGCCTTCTATAGGCTCTTCTTCTTTTTGTGCTCGAATAACAAGTTTTCCGTCCTCTGTAAAGGAATTTTCACTTGAGTCGGTATAGTACTCCAATTCATTATTTCCCCAGCCCGGAGCAACAGGTTCACCATCTTCATCAATGATCCAGTTTCCGATATCATAGTCCCATTTGGTGCGGTCGATTTGATTGGATATAAACTCATCAGCCCAAACGAGCGACCAATCTGAGTTTTCCTTAGACGCATCAAAGACACGCACATCATTTAGGTCAGAATCAATGGTTAAGACATTATTTTGAATCGAATGATCAATATAAACGGTTCCCGTGACAGTAATTTCTTCTAAAACAATATTCTTACCACTCGTGATCACCAGATCACCGTTTATTGTACTTTTTGAAAGTGTGACATTAGAGTGGTTGATCCAAGCGTTCCCCTTAATCTTTTCTCCTTCATATTTTCCTTTCTTGCCATAATACCCTTTTACAAAAGAACCGGCCATAGAAAGAACATCTAAACGTTTCACTGGCTTGTCGGAATCTTGATGCTGATTGAATTCATTTTCTAGTTGTGATGGAAGCAAGCGATCGCTAATTTCCTTTGCTTCCTCTTGCTTGATGACCTTGTTCAGATTTACCTGTTGACCCATTACTTCTTCAATGGTTTGAATGACCTCTGCAGTCTCGACCCCGAACAAGTTGCCAAGAAAGGTCGCATACTCTTGATACGACATCGCTGCCTGATGAGTCTTTTGTTCCTTCAAACCATCTAACCATTCGCTCTCGTATTTATACTCTTTTGCTTCTCCATTCTTTGCTGAAGATTTTTCAGCTTGAACGGGTGAAAAACTTCCAAGGACAATCAGCACCGCCATGAAACAACAGAAAATTTTATTCAAACAAGCTCCTCCTTTAAATTTTATACCTACTCAGGAAACCGGTTTCGTTAAACAGCAAAAAAAATTATCGTTCAAACCAATTGTTCGTAACCGTTTGCTTATACCAGTAAAAGCTGTCTTTTCTCGTGCGTTCAAAGGTTCTGAAATTGACGTGGATGATCCCAAACCGCTTTTCATATCCTTCCGCCCATTCAAAATTATCAAGCAGTGACCAGACAATATAGCCTTTGATTGGGACACCGGCTTGGATGGCTCTTTGTAAGGACGTCAAATGTTGTTTTAAGTAATCAATCCGCTCTTGGTCGTTGACTGTTCCATTTTCGACTTCGTGGTTATAGCAGGCCCCGTTCTCCGTAATATAAATCGGGACTTCCCCATACGTTTCGTGAATGTTGGTCAGAACTCGATAAAAACCGTCCGCATAGATTGGCCAACCGATATCTGTGCGACGCTCATCCAAAGGAACTTCTTCCACTTGGAACAACCCGTCATTCTCTTGGTAGCGACCTAGACTACCTGAATAATAGTTGATACCCATGAAATCGATCGGCTGTGAAATGACGTCAAGATCGCCTTCTTCCACTTTCAAAAATGCCTGATGTTCTTCGAAAAGCTGAACTAGCTCATCAGGATAAGATCCTTTGAATACCGGATCCATGAACCATTCCTTTTTCCACATCATTGAACGTTCACACGCTTTTTTGTCTGCTTCAGTTGGAGTGTAGGGCTGTAGCCAGTCCACATTCGGAGCGTAGCCGATTTCACCATCTGGAACAAG
It contains:
- a CDS encoding GH1 family beta-glucosidase, with the translated sequence MTITIQFPDTLKWGAATASYQIEGAAHKDGRTPSIWDTFAHAPGNVKNGDHGDEACDSYHRYKEDVQHLKDLGVDLYRFSISWSRVIPQGTGDLNPNGVAYYRNLIDELLENGIEPMITLYHWDLPQVLQEDGGWENRSTTDAFHDYAVAMFNEFGDRVKKWITINEPWCASFLSNYLGIHAPGKTDLQAGVDVAHHLLLAHGKAVQSFRELVPDGEIGYAPNVDWLQPYTPTEADKKACERSMMWKKEWFMDPVFKGSYPDELVQLFEEHQAFLKVEEGDLDVISQPIDFMGINYYSGSLGRYQENDGLFQVEEVPLDERRTDIGWPIYADGFYRVLTNIHETYGEVPIYITENGACYNHEVENGTVNDQERIDYLKQHLTSLQRAIQAGVPIKGYIVWSLLDNFEWAEGYEKRFGIIHVNFRTFERTRKDSFYWYKQTVTNNWFER